The following proteins are co-located in the Silene latifolia isolate original U9 population chromosome 1, ASM4854445v1, whole genome shotgun sequence genome:
- the LOC141651457 gene encoding uncharacterized protein LOC141651457, with amino-acid sequence MTLYDGTKDPIDHVNHYKQKMMVITATGPLKEACMCKGFRSTLSGAALQWFIGLPNKSIGNFADLVNAFNQQFTSSRKPEKQTSDLYRIVQGFEESARDYLNRFNKEKVSIPRCDIATAIQAFRRGLHQSSELYKDLTMHPCTIFEEVQSKVIAAMRLEEDSAPIRGTYNSEPVSRKAPVEKKSERCKPYSRNVNKVSGSSEGKSEADLPPKLGRRVRWPKSPAEGHSSSRKDTGKKCEFHGSNTHDTDECHSLRKEVQFHYNPGNLDHLLPRGTTRVNSADQVLSSPPPPPPPQCTRTVNVITGGSKLCGLTYSAAKSHTTRTMGDKPKSSCRINRQNLPSVTFDETGAQSSLEQHHNALIITLPIEKCEVRKILVDTGSSVNLIMLETLKGMGFTEKDLTKKAVPLVGFSGETKHSLGEIVIPTYAGGVNKQVRYLVIGGPSTYNVILGRPWIHEMKAILSTYHQCLKFPMPSGLQEIRGDQEEAKDCYKVALKSTTGSPA; translated from the exons ATGACGCTCTACGATGGGACTAAAGATCCAATTGACCACgtcaaccactacaagcagaaaatgatggtgataaccgcgACCGGGCCCTTaaaggaagcttgtatgtgcAAGGGATTCAGATCAACCTTGTCTGGAGCAGCCCTGCAGTGGTTCATCGGCCTACCCAACAAGAGCATAGGCAACTTCGCCGACCTGGTTAATGCGTTCAACCAGCAGTTCACCAGCAGCAGAAAGCCTGAGAAGCAGACCAGCGACCTCTACCGGATAGTGCAAGGGTTTGAGGAATCTGCCCGTGATTACTTGAAtaggttcaacaaggagaaggtgtcAATCCCGAGGTGtgatatagcaaccgctatacaagccttccgccgAGGACTGCACCAGAGTTCAGAGCTATATAAGGACCTGACCATGCATCCGTGCACCATATTTGAGGAGGTACAATCGAAGGTGATTGCTGCCATGAGGCTGGAGGAAGACTCTGCACCCATAAGAGGCACTTACAATTCAGAACCAGTATCTAGAAAAGCCCCGGTAGAAAAGAAGAGCGAAAGGTGCAAACCCTACAGCAGGAACGTAAACAAAGTTTCTGGAAGTTCTGAAGGAAAGAGCGAAGCAGATTTGCCCCCGAAG CTGGGTCGCAGAGTCAGATGGCCCAAATCTCCAGCAGAAGGACACTCCAGCAGCAGAAAGGATACAGGCAAAAAGTGCGAGTTCCATGGCAGCAACACCCATGACACCGACGAATGCCACTCCCTCAGAAAGGAAGTCCAGTTTCATTATAATCCAGGAAACCTAGATCACCTCCTACCCAGAGGCACAACCAGAGTGAACTCAGCCGATCAGGTTCTgtcatctcctcctcctcctcctcctcctcagtgcACTAGAACTGTGAATGTTATTACAGGTGGATCGAAGCTATGCGGACTAACATATTCAGCAGCAAAGAGTCATACAACCAGAACTATGGGAGACAAACCAAAAAGTTCCTGCAGGATCAATCGCCAGAATCTGCCATCAGTTACCTTTGACGAAACGGGTGCTCAGTCGTCTCTAGAACAACACCACAATGCTCTAATCATCACGCTCCCCATAGAAAAGTGTGAGGTGAGAAAGATCTTGGTGGATACCGGAAGCTccgtcaacttaatcatgctagAGACACTCAAGGGCATGGGATTCACCGAGAAAGATCTAACAAAGAAGGCGGTCCCCTTGGTTGGTTTCAGTGGCGAAACAAAGCATTCCTTAGGAGAAATCGTCATCCCAACTTATGCCGGAGGTGTCAACAAGCAGGTAAGATATCTGGTTATTGGCGgaccctctacttacaatgtgatccttggcaggccctggatccatgaGATGAAGGCAATACTCTCAACGTACCACCAGTGTCTGAAGTTCCCAATGCCTTCGGGGCTGCAAGAGATACGTGGGGAccaggaagaagctaaggattgtTATAAAGTGGCTCTGAAGTCAACAACCGGCTCGCCTGCATAG